One window of the Chloroflexota bacterium genome contains the following:
- a CDS encoding ABC transporter permease — MQKLFFWLGRQSPVFLIATAVLLLHGLTALTGPLWAPYAPAKMLTGKPFSPPSAEHLLGTDNFGRDVFSRLVHGEQIVLGLGLSAASLSVIGGAALGLLLAYLRNWVDEAVMRVVEILLSIPPLILSLLVLGALGSSYLVVVLTVAFFFTPRVAIVVRAAALSVVAEDFVTIARLRGESAWTIAAQELLPNVLSSVLVEFSLRTGYAVLFIGGLSFLGFGAAPPTPEWGLMINEGRAYIVTAPWTVLSPSLALASLVVALSLFTESISETLGLSARREQNA; from the coding sequence TTGCAAAAATTGTTTTTCTGGTTGGGCCGCCAGTCGCCGGTGTTTCTTATTGCGACGGCAGTGTTGTTGCTCCATGGCCTCACGGCACTGACCGGGCCGTTGTGGGCGCCCTATGCGCCTGCCAAAATGCTGACAGGCAAACCCTTTTCACCTCCTTCAGCCGAGCACCTCCTGGGAACGGATAACTTTGGGCGCGATGTGTTCAGCCGCCTCGTGCATGGCGAGCAGATCGTCCTCGGCTTGGGCTTGTCGGCGGCAAGCCTGTCCGTCATCGGCGGCGCCGCCCTGGGCTTGCTTTTGGCCTATCTTCGCAATTGGGTGGATGAAGCGGTGATGCGCGTGGTTGAAATCCTTTTGAGCATTCCACCCCTCATCCTTTCGCTCTTGGTTTTGGGCGCGCTAGGCTCCAGTTATTTAGTGGTTGTCCTCACCGTCGCCTTCTTCTTCACGCCACGGGTAGCCATCGTCGTCCGGGCGGCCGCTTTGAGTGTGGTGGCAGAAGACTTCGTGACGATTGCCCGGCTTCGAGGCGAGTCGGCCTGGACGATTGCGGCGCAGGAATTATTGCCCAACGTCTTATCAAGCGTCCTTGTCGAGTTTTCATTGCGAACGGGCTACGCCGTATTGTTCATCGGCGGATTAAGTTTTCTGGGCTTCGGCGCGGCCCCGCCCACGCCGGAATGGGGGCTAATGATTAACGAGGGTCGGGCCTACATTGTCACTGCGCCGTGGACAGTGCTCAGCCCGTCGCTGGCGCTCGCCTCACTCGTGGTTGCCCTGAGTCTGTTCACAGAGAGCATCAGTGAAACACTGGGCTTGTCGGCCCGGAGAGAACAAAACGCATGA
- a CDS encoding ABC transporter ATP-binding protein, with the protein MSTALLEIHDLDIAYEARGGLPFLGRKPQAVIRDVSFTVAGGETVALVGESGSGKTTLARAIAGLLAPTRGQILFENQNITAPIEQRSKELHRQIQFVFQNPDASLNPRRRISHILGRPLEFFFGLADSAKTRRVEELLEAVHLNPSYMHRFPGQLSGGERQRVAIAQALAAEPKLILCDEIVSALDVSVQASILDLLRELQARRGIAYVFIAHDLAVVRWLAHRVLVLYRGRLMEQGAAAEVFTPPFHPYTEMLLQSVPEPEPGRSFSSYRESPFEQLNVENKIGCPFSSRCPHRVGPICDQQMPPWQTVGPAHAIYCQIPVAELAKRQGALST; encoded by the coding sequence ATGAGCACAGCGTTGTTGGAGATACACGATCTGGATATTGCCTATGAAGCCCGAGGCGGCCTGCCATTTTTAGGCCGGAAACCTCAAGCCGTCATTCGCGACGTGTCTTTTACTGTTGCGGGTGGAGAAACCGTGGCGCTGGTGGGCGAAAGCGGCAGCGGCAAGACCACTCTCGCCCGGGCCATCGCCGGCTTGCTGGCTCCCACGCGGGGGCAAATTCTTTTTGAAAATCAAAACATCACGGCGCCCATCGAGCAACGGTCGAAAGAACTACACCGCCAGATTCAGTTTGTCTTTCAAAACCCAGACGCCTCACTCAACCCCCGCCGCCGTATATCGCACATTCTGGGGCGTCCCCTCGAATTCTTCTTCGGCCTCGCCGATTCAGCCAAGACCCGCCGTGTTGAGGAGTTGCTTGAGGCCGTGCATTTGAATCCCAGTTACATGCATCGCTTCCCCGGCCAACTCAGCGGCGGCGAGCGGCAACGGGTGGCGATTGCCCAGGCGCTGGCCGCCGAACCGAAGTTGATTTTGTGTGACGAGATTGTCTCGGCCCTGGACGTTTCAGTGCAAGCCAGCATTCTCGACCTGTTGCGCGAATTGCAAGCCAGGCGGGGCATTGCCTACGTGTTCATCGCTCACGACCTGGCTGTGGTGCGCTGGCTGGCGCATCGCGTCCTGGTGCTCTATCGTGGACGGCTGATGGAGCAGGGCGCGGCGGCGGAAGTGTTCACACCGCCTTTTCATCCTTACACCGAGATGCTATTGCAGTCTGTGCCCGAACCGGAGCCTGGCCGTTCTTTCTCAAGTTATCGAGAATCGCCCTTCGAGCAGCTAAACGTAGAAAACAAAATCGGTTGCCCGTTCTCGTCCCGATGCCCCCATCGAGTCGGGCCAATCTGTGATCAGCAGATGCCGCCCTGGCAGACGGTCGGCCCGGCTCATGCTATCTACTGCCAGATTCCAGTAGCCGAATTGGCGAAAAGGCAAGGCGCTTTAAGCACTTAG
- a CDS encoding twin-arginine translocation signal domain-containing protein, whose product MSTKRKMTRRQFLKTAGFAAMGATLAACGPTATPTTAPTAQIQPTVAKALKTVRFVMSGKATSADTADPAFNNTSHDGRLISAVYEQLAQFDESLKATPSLAESWEPNATGGEWTFKLRQGVTFHNGEKFTSKDVVYSYRRLLDPNVASPGAGNLSSLDSDGIEAVDDYTVRFKLKQPNVDFPLSTVFRQAYIVPDGASNDDLKATANGTGPFKLNKFTPGETPTLFVKNENYWQAGFPKADALELLSIPEAPSRIAALQAGQVEIVEDPPFTDLEALKSGSDTTIVLQPKGNMELIAMQIDQPPFDDNRVRLAMKYAMDRQGMLDLVAQGYGTLVNDIPISSTLEYGVRGVREHDIARAKQLLSEAGYPDGLTVKVVVSDVQARFVEFATVYQQFAAEAGITLELDIRPADTYWDVVWLKEPMFVSAYIARPTDGMLALLYLSAADWNEIHWRNKDWDDLFAQARATLDYDQRKALYQQAQQQIVDEGGHLVPYMVSTINATRKNVVGWLPSGTPYHDFRPIDLAS is encoded by the coding sequence ATGTCAACCAAACGCAAAATGACCCGACGTCAATTTCTCAAGACTGCTGGCTTCGCGGCGATGGGGGCGACTCTCGCCGCATGTGGGCCGACGGCTACTCCGACTACCGCGCCGACCGCCCAAATTCAGCCCACCGTCGCCAAAGCGCTCAAGACAGTGCGTTTCGTGATGAGCGGCAAGGCGACCTCGGCAGACACCGCCGACCCTGCTTTCAACAACACCTCTCATGATGGGCGGTTGATCTCCGCCGTCTACGAACAGTTGGCCCAGTTTGATGAGTCCTTGAAGGCGACGCCATCGCTCGCCGAATCGTGGGAACCCAATGCCACCGGCGGTGAATGGACCTTCAAATTGCGCCAGGGCGTGACGTTCCACAACGGAGAAAAATTTACGTCTAAGGATGTCGTCTATTCTTATCGCCGCCTGCTTGATCCGAATGTGGCTTCGCCCGGCGCGGGCAATCTGTCTAGTTTAGACTCTGATGGAATTGAAGCTGTAGACGACTACACGGTGCGCTTCAAACTCAAGCAACCCAACGTTGACTTCCCTTTGAGCACCGTGTTTCGCCAGGCCTATATCGTCCCGGACGGCGCCAGCAACGATGACTTGAAGGCAACCGCCAACGGCACCGGCCCCTTCAAACTCAACAAATTCACCCCCGGCGAGACCCCAACCCTCTTCGTCAAGAATGAGAATTACTGGCAGGCGGGCTTCCCTAAAGCGGACGCTCTCGAATTGCTCTCCATTCCAGAAGCGCCCTCACGCATTGCGGCCCTGCAGGCAGGCCAGGTGGAGATCGTCGAGGACCCGCCGTTCACCGACCTGGAGGCATTGAAATCAGGCTCGGATACGACTATCGTTCTCCAACCCAAGGGCAACATGGAACTGATCGCCATGCAGATTGACCAGCCGCCCTTCGACGATAATCGCGTGCGATTGGCGATGAAGTACGCAATGGATCGCCAGGGGATGCTCGACTTGGTGGCGCAGGGCTACGGCACGTTGGTCAACGACATCCCGATTTCTTCAACACTCGAGTATGGTGTGCGGGGTGTGCGAGAGCATGATATCGCCAGGGCCAAACAACTCCTCAGCGAAGCCGGTTATCCCGACGGCCTCACCGTCAAGGTGGTCGTCTCCGATGTTCAGGCCCGCTTTGTCGAGTTCGCTACTGTCTACCAGCAGTTCGCGGCTGAGGCCGGTATCACCCTTGAGTTGGACATCCGCCCGGCAGACACGTACTGGGATGTCGTTTGGCTGAAGGAGCCGATGTTTGTCAGCGCCTACATTGCCCGGCCCACCGACGGCATGTTGGCGCTTCTATACTTGTCCGCCGCGGACTGGAACGAAATCCACTGGCGCAATAAGGATTGGGATGACCTGTTTGCCCAGGCGCGCGCTACGCTGGACTATGATCAGCGCAAAGCTCTCTATCAACAAGCGCAACAACAAATCGTAGATGAAGGCGGCCACCTGGTTCCCTACATGGTCAGCACTATCAACGCTACGCGCAAGAACGTTGTCGGCTGGTTGCCATCCGGCACACCCTATCACGACTTCCGCCCGATTGACCTCGCCAGCTAG
- a CDS encoding carbohydrate ABC transporter permease, whose product MSLSLSRRLIGFVDAALRYGLILFVVFISLAPFAWVVLSSFKTNVEVLDSALSWPAHFSLAGYVNAVTRSRFLLFFFNSLFVSTLATVAAIAIFGMAAYVLARYEFPGRNAIYAVLISSMLISLIPMQQPITLIVRTLGLYDTLWGLILVYAVKGLPTAIFVMHSYFKSLPKELEEAAVLDGASFLQTYTRVMLPLTTPAIASSGVLIFLNSWNEFLFALLLTQSEETRTLSYALRFFVNTFSYDYPTLLAAVVLTLLPSIIIYVLLQEQIHKSLVGGAIKG is encoded by the coding sequence ATGAGTTTGTCCCTCTCACGTCGGCTTATCGGGTTCGTGGATGCCGCGCTCAGATACGGCCTCATCCTTTTTGTGGTGTTCATCTCCCTGGCCCCCTTCGCCTGGGTGGTGCTGTCGTCCTTCAAAACCAACGTCGAGGTTTTGGACTCGGCTCTGTCGTGGCCGGCGCATTTTTCCCTCGCCGGCTACGTCAATGCCGTGACGCGCTCTCGGTTCCTGTTGTTCTTTTTCAACTCGCTCTTCGTTTCAACGCTGGCGACGGTTGCGGCCATTGCGATTTTCGGCATGGCCGCCTACGTGCTGGCCCGCTACGAGTTCCCTGGCCGAAACGCCATCTATGCCGTCCTCATCTCTTCGATGTTGATCTCACTGATCCCGATGCAACAGCCCATCACGCTGATCGTTCGCACGCTCGGCCTGTACGATACGTTGTGGGGATTGATTCTGGTATACGCGGTGAAGGGCCTGCCGACGGCCATTTTTGTCATGCACAGCTACTTCAAGTCCCTCCCGAAGGAGTTGGAAGAAGCGGCGGTGCTGGATGGCGCGAGTTTCCTGCAAACTTACACAAGAGTGATGCTGCCGCTGACCACGCCGGCGATTGCCAGCTCCGGCGTGCTCATCTTCCTCAATTCGTGGAACGAGTTCCTCTTCGCGCTTCTGCTCACGCAATCCGAAGAGACGCGGACGCTTTCTTACGCTCTAAGGTTCTTCGTCAACACGTTCTCGTACGATTACCCGACTCTCTTGGCGGCGGTTGTGTTGACGCTCCTGCCAAGTATCATCATCTACGTTCTTCTTCAGGAACAGATTCACAAGAGCCTTGTCGGCGGTGCGATCAAGGGTTAA
- a CDS encoding carbohydrate ABC transporter substrate-binding protein, with protein sequence MNTNYSSTQKENRLVVMLGVIVVLSLILGACATPTPEKVVETAVVKETVEVPVEVTRVVEQPVEVTSTPAPAGDPFAMNCAPADFSGGPVTLSFVWWVGGGDSPSDKLFTDALDCFNKKYEGKIKAEVEYVPGQHDYVEKLKTDYAASGNLPIIVTLKRDPTLADLWLKNGEIIDLKPYFDASTEWKEIALQSSVELNTIDGQLVAAPDAWVTPVGIFYNTELFAQAGITQFPGSWEAFFDAMDQLKAAGVTPLSLHTEDTGWSAMLVFEALMARSADCKAFLDLKFPDDFNLPCMVDASRDTGRLFAYSTPDAIGSAYPLAANNFLSGKTAMMPNGPWMIGDFRDPSKSSPGFGDKIDVALYPGNIAVDDTGLQLGDWAITKGYSQAEQDAAAKFIEFMLSREVVRQRVIRLGSTAPNLAMTSEDLALLDPLAAKLLTLVQVNHAPVLPNYQGQWNTIIQNETIVQGLPQLALGNITAEEFVQQLTDAAKEGN encoded by the coding sequence ATGAACACCAACTACTCATCCACTCAAAAGGAAAACAGGCTAGTCGTGATGTTGGGGGTTATTGTCGTACTGAGCCTGATCCTCGGCGCTTGCGCCACGCCGACCCCGGAAAAGGTGGTCGAAACGGCGGTCGTAAAGGAGACGGTTGAAGTCCCGGTTGAAGTCACCCGCGTTGTCGAGCAGCCGGTCGAGGTGACCTCAACCCCCGCACCCGCTGGCGATCCCTTTGCCATGAATTGCGCCCCGGCCGATTTCAGCGGCGGGCCGGTGACCCTCAGCTTCGTCTGGTGGGTCGGCGGCGGGGATTCTCCCAGCGATAAGCTGTTCACTGATGCGCTGGACTGCTTCAACAAGAAGTACGAGGGCAAAATCAAGGCGGAGGTCGAGTATGTCCCCGGCCAGCACGACTATGTCGAAAAACTGAAAACCGATTACGCCGCCTCGGGTAACCTGCCGATCATCGTGACGTTGAAACGGGACCCGACTCTGGCCGACCTTTGGCTCAAGAACGGCGAGATCATTGACCTCAAGCCTTACTTCGATGCCTCGACGGAGTGGAAGGAGATCGCTCTCCAGTCTTCGGTCGAGCTGAATACCATTGACGGCCAGCTCGTCGCCGCGCCCGACGCCTGGGTGACCCCCGTCGGGATTTTTTACAACACGGAGCTGTTCGCCCAGGCAGGCATTACGCAGTTCCCCGGAAGCTGGGAGGCGTTTTTTGATGCGATGGATCAGCTGAAGGCGGCAGGTGTTACGCCTCTTTCGCTTCATACGGAAGACACGGGCTGGAGCGCGATGCTGGTGTTCGAGGCGCTGATGGCCCGCTCGGCGGACTGTAAAGCCTTTCTCGACCTCAAATTCCCTGACGACTTCAATCTTCCGTGCATGGTTGACGCGTCCCGGGACACGGGCCGGCTTTTTGCGTACTCGACCCCCGACGCGATTGGCAGCGCCTACCCTCTGGCCGCCAACAACTTCCTGAGCGGAAAAACGGCCATGATGCCCAACGGCCCCTGGATGATTGGCGACTTCAGGGACCCCAGCAAGTCGTCGCCGGGATTTGGCGACAAGATTGACGTGGCCCTGTATCCGGGCAACATCGCCGTTGACGACACCGGCCTCCAGCTTGGCGACTGGGCGATCACCAAAGGCTATTCTCAGGCAGAGCAGGACGCCGCCGCTAAATTCATCGAGTTTATGCTCTCGCGCGAAGTCGTGCGGCAACGGGTGATCCGCCTCGGCTCCACCGCCCCCAATCTTGCGATGACCTCGGAGGATTTGGCTCTGCTGGATCCGCTGGCGGCGAAATTGCTGACGCTGGTTCAGGTGAACCATGCGCCGGTTCTGCCTAACTACCAAGGCCAGTGGAACACCATCATCCAGAACGAGACCATTGTCCAGGGCCTGCCGCAACTTGCCTTGGGTAATATCACGGCGGAAGAGTTTGTTCAGCAGTTGACCGACGCGGCCAAAGAAGGAAACTAG
- a CDS encoding ABC transporter ATP-binding protein: protein MTSSTDAAIHVQSLTVDFYDQHGWANVVNRVSFSIRPGETLGLAGESGCGKSTTAYSLFGYRRPGSRIREGNIQFEGRNLLGLNTRELQSIRGVKICLVPQNPASSLTPSLRVGHQIVETLEAHHVCAGREAEERTIELFARIGLPQPQAIAKRYPHQLSGGQQQRVVIAMALACNPKLLVLDEPTTALDVTTQALILKLLIRLKTEYGMSMLYVTHNLGVLAQICDRVAVMYAGELVEVASTAELFHNPRHPYTRGLIAAVPRVSAPNENQRRLRGLLRREELPPGCRFAPRCHYAQSECFAHPQLLEDVRDDHQAACWLWPRVADLESAVATG, encoded by the coding sequence ATGACGTCGTCAACCGATGCCGCCATTCATGTCCAATCCCTGACGGTTGACTTTTATGACCAACACGGCTGGGCCAACGTCGTAAATCGCGTTTCCTTCAGCATCCGCCCCGGTGAGACTCTCGGCTTGGCGGGCGAGTCCGGTTGCGGGAAATCCACGACGGCTTATTCGCTCTTTGGCTATCGTCGCCCCGGCAGTCGTATCCGGGAAGGAAACATTCAGTTCGAGGGGCGCAATCTGCTTGGCCTAAATACGCGTGAGTTGCAATCTATTCGCGGAGTCAAAATCTGCCTTGTGCCACAGAACCCGGCCAGCAGTCTCACCCCCTCCCTGCGAGTCGGGCACCAGATTGTTGAAACGCTGGAGGCCCATCACGTTTGTGCTGGACGAGAAGCGGAAGAACGAACCATCGAACTCTTCGCCCGGATCGGGTTGCCCCAGCCGCAAGCCATCGCCAAACGCTATCCTCACCAGTTAAGCGGCGGCCAGCAACAACGGGTGGTCATCGCCATGGCCCTGGCCTGCAATCCCAAACTGCTTGTTCTGGATGAGCCGACGACGGCCCTGGATGTGACAACTCAGGCGCTCATCCTCAAATTACTGATCCGCCTGAAGACCGAGTACGGTATGAGTATGTTGTATGTTACCCACAACCTGGGCGTGCTGGCACAGATTTGTGACCGGGTGGCAGTGATGTATGCCGGGGAACTCGTCGAAGTGGCCTCAACGGCCGAACTCTTTCACAATCCTCGTCACCCCTACACTCGCGGGCTTATCGCCGCCGTGCCGCGTGTCAGCGCCCCGAATGAAAACCAACGCCGGTTGCGGGGCCTGTTGCGGCGAGAAGAGTTGCCGCCGGGCTGTCGCTTCGCGCCCCGTTGCCATTACGCTCAATCCGAATGCTTCGCTCACCCTCAGTTGTTGGAGGACGTCCGGGACGACCACCAAGCCGCCTGTTGGCTGTGGCCGCGCGTCGCCGACCTTGAGAGCGCGGTTGCTACTGGATAA
- a CDS encoding sugar ABC transporter permease, producing MRRPTFWIALFLLPTLVLFGLIYAIPIVTVIATSFTKWNGFGAIEFIGLENYWNLIQSKQFQLAIRNSLLWGLIAAGIHVPFGVLVALVLHRKPFGWRFTRSASMLPNLIPPAALALIYSFLFNPGIGLVNESIRALGFKDFLVHWYFEPETAFFAVTAVWVLYAGVIILITMAELSGIPPDLRESALIDGATDNQVDWHIHLPLLKNIIGVGIIIAVTEVFKMFDYVYLTTGGGPNNQTMSLGLMIYNQATVRYKYGYANAVGVILLVMGLLAFYLVSRAFRLSEPAD from the coding sequence ATGAGACGGCCTACATTCTGGATCGCGCTGTTTCTCCTGCCCACCCTCGTACTGTTCGGGCTGATTTACGCGATTCCGATCGTGACCGTGATCGCCACCAGCTTTACGAAGTGGAACGGCTTTGGCGCTATCGAGTTCATCGGCCTGGAGAATTATTGGAATCTGATTCAAAGCAAGCAGTTTCAACTTGCCATCCGCAACTCTCTGTTGTGGGGATTGATTGCGGCCGGCATCCACGTGCCCTTCGGCGTGTTGGTGGCTCTCGTCCTGCACCGAAAACCGTTTGGCTGGCGGTTCACCCGGTCGGCGAGCATGTTGCCCAACTTGATTCCGCCCGCGGCCCTGGCGCTCATTTATTCTTTCCTCTTCAATCCCGGCATCGGTCTTGTCAACGAATCCATTCGCGCCCTCGGCTTCAAGGATTTCCTCGTCCACTGGTATTTCGAGCCGGAGACCGCATTCTTTGCGGTGACGGCAGTCTGGGTGCTGTATGCCGGGGTGATCATTTTGATCACGATGGCCGAACTGTCCGGCATACCGCCCGATCTCCGCGAATCGGCTCTGATTGACGGCGCGACTGACAATCAAGTGGACTGGCATATTCATCTCCCGCTTCTCAAGAACATCATCGGCGTCGGCATCATCATCGCCGTCACCGAGGTCTTCAAGATGTTCGATTACGTCTATCTCACCACCGGGGGCGGGCCGAACAACCAGACCATGAGCCTGGGGCTGATGATCTACAACCAGGCCACCGTCCGCTACAAATATGGCTATGCCAATGCGGTCGGCGTGATCCTGTTGGTCATGGGGCTGCTGGCCTTCTATCTGGTCTCGCGGGCTTTCCGCTTGAGCGAGCCGGCGGATTAG
- a CDS encoding ABC transporter permease, whose amino-acid sequence MRYALRLILPRLGLSVITLLAVSLIIFWAVEWLPGDAATRILGQNATPERVKVLREQMRLDRPPWVRYGLWVSDFVRGNWGVSLVSHIPASVASAGGRTERPVADMVLSRLKNTLILATVALILYVPASLLLGVITAIYRGRRFADSLSVLVLVGTAAPEFVIGILLLLVFTVMIPWFPPLSLIDQAQSFPELLRMLALPAVTLTMSMTAYAVRMMQTSLIAVLDSDYVRMATLKGLSQQRVIMLHALPNALGPALRVTVINIAWLIGGVVLVENIFTFPGIGQLLVDSIRLLDTPVIEAIAMILASVYILANLGADLVTAALNPRLRTG is encoded by the coding sequence ATGCGCTACGCGCTGCGCCTGATCTTGCCCCGGTTGGGGCTGTCAGTTATCACCTTGTTGGCAGTTTCGCTCATCATCTTTTGGGCCGTCGAATGGCTGCCCGGGGATGCGGCCACCCGCATCCTCGGGCAGAACGCCACACCGGAACGAGTGAAAGTATTGCGGGAGCAGATGCGGCTTGACCGGCCACCCTGGGTAAGATACGGCTTATGGGTCAGTGACTTTGTGCGCGGCAACTGGGGCGTTTCGTTAGTCTCCCATATACCCGCTTCCGTGGCCTCGGCGGGCGGTCGGACCGAGCGGCCTGTGGCCGACATGGTGTTATCCCGTTTGAAGAACACCCTTATCCTCGCCACAGTAGCTTTGATCTTGTACGTGCCAGCGAGCCTGCTTTTAGGCGTTATCACCGCCATTTATCGCGGACGCCGTTTTGCCGACTCGCTCTCGGTGTTGGTGCTGGTCGGGACGGCGGCGCCGGAGTTCGTGATCGGCATTCTGCTGTTGCTCGTGTTCACGGTGATGATTCCCTGGTTTCCACCTCTGTCGCTGATCGATCAGGCGCAATCATTTCCAGAACTCCTGCGAATGCTTGCTCTGCCTGCGGTCACACTCACAATGTCCATGACGGCTTACGCCGTGAGAATGATGCAAACCAGCCTGATCGCCGTGCTGGATTCAGACTACGTCCGCATGGCGACACTCAAAGGGTTGTCTCAGCAGCGCGTCATCATGCTTCACGCCTTGCCCAATGCTCTTGGCCCGGCGCTCCGCGTCACCGTCATCAACATCGCCTGGCTCATCGGCGGCGTGGTGCTGGTGGAAAACATCTTTACCTTTCCCGGCATTGGGCAACTGTTGGTCGACTCGATTCGCCTGTTGGATACACCGGTAATTGAAGCCATCGCCATGATCCTGGCCTCGGTGTACATCCTGGCCAACCTCGGAGCTGATCTGGTGACCGCCGCGCTCAACCCTCGACTGCGAACGGGTTGA
- a CDS encoding CehA/McbA family metallohydrolase yields MNVICIQEQGRLSDRDRQRHHAFPFSVPPDSARLRIHFRFAPGAVGAFQNLLTLSLFDPLGFRGAAHRWQVEQEVFVAGGQATPGFFPGPVYAGEWQVVIDAHEILNDGEGRGWCEYELAVTAEVQPGDTPAVTDPRRRVAGPTQVRRKPGWYKGDLHSHSVHCDGGSTVTDMARAAASRGLNFLALTSHNTLSWLASDTTWPEGLLAVRGMECTMFFGHANVLGIKEWIDWRTPRRAFGVRTIIEQAHRQEALFVVNHPCAVGNPACTGCHWDFIGTDFSQVDGFEIWNGPWRAEGIYNPAALELWTDLLNEGFRVTAIAGTDNHHAEQYWQKDIPFTWVYVEGLGEREILRALSQGRAFLSCGPEIYFTARTPGGFETSLPGDSIPRNESATLAVEVRELAPPATLWLVSDGASNGSWNLQPPGGRVTIEQVSPHRWCRLELRQGYDAEGDLLALTNPLYKE; encoded by the coding sequence ATGAACGTAATCTGCATTCAGGAACAAGGCCGGCTGAGTGACCGGGATCGCCAGCGGCATCATGCATTTCCCTTCTCGGTTCCCCCCGATTCGGCGCGGCTTCGGATTCATTTCCGTTTTGCGCCGGGCGCAGTTGGGGCTTTTCAAAATTTGCTCACGCTTTCCCTTTTTGACCCGCTGGGGTTTCGTGGGGCGGCTCATCGCTGGCAGGTGGAGCAGGAGGTGTTTGTGGCCGGCGGGCAGGCCACCCCCGGTTTTTTCCCCGGCCCGGTCTACGCTGGGGAGTGGCAGGTGGTGATTGACGCACACGAAATTCTCAACGATGGAGAGGGCCGGGGCTGGTGCGAGTACGAGTTGGCCGTGACGGCAGAAGTTCAGCCTGGCGACACGCCAGCCGTTACAGACCCTCGTCGGCGAGTCGCCGGCCCAACTCAGGTTCGCCGCAAACCGGGGTGGTACAAGGGCGACCTCCACAGCCACAGCGTCCACTGTGATGGCGGAAGCACCGTAACAGATATGGCGAGAGCCGCTGCGAGTCGCGGCCTAAATTTTCTGGCACTGACCAGCCACAACACCCTGAGCTGGCTTGCCTCAGATACAACCTGGCCGGAGGGATTGCTGGCGGTGCGCGGCATGGAGTGCACCATGTTCTTCGGCCACGCCAATGTGCTGGGCATTAAGGAGTGGATTGACTGGCGCACGCCGAGGCGCGCGTTTGGCGTGCGCACGATCATCGAGCAGGCGCATCGGCAGGAGGCGCTCTTTGTCGTCAACCACCCGTGCGCCGTCGGCAACCCGGCTTGCACTGGTTGTCATTGGGATTTCATCGGGACTGATTTTAGTCAGGTTGATGGCTTCGAAATCTGGAACGGGCCGTGGCGCGCGGAGGGCATCTACAATCCCGCCGCGCTCGAGCTTTGGACCGACTTGCTCAACGAAGGTTTCCGCGTGACGGCGATTGCCGGGACGGATAATCATCACGCGGAGCAATATTGGCAAAAGGACATTCCATTCACATGGGTTTACGTCGAGGGCCTCGGCGAGCGAGAAATCCTGCGGGCGTTAAGCCAGGGCCGGGCGTTTCTGTCTTGCGGGCCGGAGATATATTTCACGGCCCGAACTCCGGGCGGGTTCGAGACCTCCTTGCCCGGCGATTCGATTCCGCGAAATGAGTCCGCGACACTCGCGGTCGAGGTGCGTGAACTGGCCCCGCCGGCCACGCTCTGGCTCGTGTCCGATGGGGCTTCAAACGGGTCATGGAATCTGCAACCGCCGGGCGGCAGGGTTACGATTGAGCAGGTGTCGCCGCATCGGTGGTGTCGGCTGGAACTGCGCCAGGGCTATGACGCCGAGGGCGATCTGCTCGCCCTGACCAATCCGCTATACAAAGAGTAA